Genomic segment of Dactylococcopsis salina PCC 8305:
CAGGTTGAATACTGAGTTCTGCTTTTAAAAAAAGATTAGCTGCTTGCTCAATTTCTTCTGTCGAAAACTGAGAAGCTGAGAGAGAGGATTGAATATCTTGAACGGAAACAAGTTGATAATATAATTTCATATTAATTTTAAGAGTTCATCGACTAACTGATTAAATTCTTGAGATGATTTAGAATTAGGTGCATAATCAAGAACAGATTTTGGATCAGGAATTGAGTCTTCTTCAGTTTCGATAACTAATTCTGAACAATTCGCTAAATCAGCACGCTCGAAAATAGCAGATTCTAAAACCTTGAGATGATAACGATCATTAATTTTATCTTTTCTCTTAGGGAATGTGTATTTAATAAAAGTGGCAACTGTTGAAATTTTAGTAGGAAGAACACCGATGACATTTAATGGGGAAAGGTTGGTCATTTCTCGAAAGTTATTCACCTCTTGAATTAACTCTTGAACATTAGTTAACCCTTGATTAGCAAAAGGCTTTAAGTCACTGGGAATAATTAAATGATCCGCAGCAATTAAAGCAATTTTTGCATATAAATTAAGAGCAGGTGGTGTATCAATAATTACGATATCATATTTATCTTTAACTGCTTGAATTTTCTTAGCTAAAACAAACGGGCTAAAACTGCTATTTTTGAGTTCATTTTCAGCTTTCATTAAAGAAATATGGCTAGGAATAATATCTACAGTCGGATCACAATAGCTTCCTTTTCTGGCTACTTCAGGAATTGAATTAAATTCTTTACTTTCTAGAACTTGTAAGATATTCAATTCTTTCAAATTATCATTAGACTCGTCATCAAATTTCACTAAACCTGTTGCATAGGTTGTGTTAGCTTGACTGTCTAAATCAATTAATAGAACACGATTTCCTCTCTTAGCAAAAGCAGCGGCTAAGTTAACAGCAACGGTGGTTTTTCCGACACCACCTTTATTGTGATAAATGGCAATTGTTTTCAT
This window contains:
- a CDS encoding AAA family ATPase; its protein translation is MKRSIFETLFEHAPGTMLDITYRMNDEINRFPSDYFYEGKLQPSQLASQRRFPLNHSSQRFPKVLDPETPAVFLEINHQGKKARSYPEAKAIADIITEAVECGISPQEIAVIAPYRAQVRLIRTELKKDTNHPELTEIQVNTVESMQGQQREMIIVSLTTSDPEHATQRAEFYFQLNRLNVAITRAKTKRIVVGSPHLFDANPQREDLQGGVESFRQFYQNSVIIKDEPIQKSSKPKPEKTMKTIAIYHNKGGVGKTTVAVNLAAAFAKRGNRVLLIDLDSQANTTYATGLVKFDDESNDNLKELNILQVLESKEFNSIPEVARKGSYCDPTVDIIPSHISLMKAENELKNSSFSPFVLAKKIQAVKDKYDIVIIDTPPALNLYAKIALIAADHLIIPSDLKPFANQGLTNVQELIQEVNNFREMTNLSPLNVIGVLPTKISTVATFIKYTFPKRKDKINDRYHLKVLESAIFERADLANCSELVIETEEDSIPDPKSVLDYAPNSKSSQEFNQLVDELLKLI